Proteins encoded in a region of the Rutidosis leptorrhynchoides isolate AG116_Rl617_1_P2 chromosome 9, CSIRO_AGI_Rlap_v1, whole genome shotgun sequence genome:
- the LOC139868664 gene encoding uncharacterized protein: MIFDRDVHRIYLDSGSSCDIMYEHCFQQLNPAIKAQLMPPRVPLVGFSGERCWPICEIDLDFTIEEPPMTRTETLDFVVIRENSQQNILLGRMTMMKMGIVVSTVHHLVKFHTSQGIATLPSTYDQGKVVMAIKETLMNPGEIILETKEENSHEEKVSINPFFPEQQITIERYDEDTPNCKYPGDRSDNGTQAQQYLEPIHQKKRNLASERDKAACEEVEELLKA, from the exons ATGATATTCGATAGAGATGTACACAGAATCTATCTCGACAGCGGTAGCTCGTGCGACATTATGTATGAACACTGCTTTCAGCAGCTCAACCCAGCGATTAAGGCACAATTGATGCCGCCACGAGTACCCCTAGTTGGCTTCTCAGGAGAAAGGTGCTGGCCAATATGCGAAATAGACCTTGACTTCACCATCGAAGAGCCACCAATGACGCGAACGGAGACATTAGACTTCGTTGTCATTCGAGAAAATTCACAACAAAACATTCTGCTAGGGAGAATGACAATGATGAAAATGGGAATCGTGGTATCCACTGTGCATCATCTAGTCAAGTTTCACACAAGCCAAGGAATAGCCACCCTACCATCAACCTATGACCAAGGCAAGGTGGTCATGGCTATCAAGGAAACTCTGATGAATCCTGGAGAAATTATCCTCGAAACCAAAGAAGAGAACTCGCATGAAGAGAAGGTATCCATTAACCCTTTCTTCCCTGAGCAACAAATTACCATTGAAAG ATATGACGAGGACACCCCGAACTGTAAATATCCAGGGGATAGAAGTGATAACGGAACACAGGCTCAACAGTACTTAGAACCTATCCACCAAAAGAAGAGAAATTTAGCTTCAGAAAGGGATAAAGCTGCATGTGAAGAAGTGGAAGAGTTACTTAAGGCATGA
- the LOC139868665 gene encoding uncharacterized protein translates to MVSNLLKEYSPSFARGYRSSRPSPPYTTLRGMDRWKLPTKTSSRESRECHQGWVEDLPLVLWAYRTTLKRSNEETPFSLAYGTEVVLPAEIQVLSNQTANTEDNEENLRLNLDLVEERREAALIREASYKKTIEKYYNKRVKRTTFKVGDYVL, encoded by the coding sequence ATGGTAAGCAATTTGCTGAAGGAATATTCCCCAAGTTTTGCGAGAGGCTACAGATCAAGCAGACCATCACCTCCGTATACCACCCTCAGGGGAATGGACAGGTGGAAGTTACCAACAAAGACCTCATCAAGGGAATCGAGAGAATGCCATCAAGGTTGGGTTGAAGATTTACCATTAGTGCTGTGGGCATACAGAACAACCCTAAAGAGAAGCAACGAAGAAACGCCGTTCAGCTTGGCCTATGGTACAGAAGTAGTCCTTCCTGCAGAAATCCAAGTGTTAAGTAATCAAACAGCAAACACAGAAGATAACGAAGAAAACCTTCGTCTAAACCTTGACCTTGTCGAAGAAAGAAGGGAAGCAGCTCTCATTCGAGAGGCTTCTTACAAGAAAACCATCGAGAAATACTACAACAAAAGGGTGAAGCGTACAACCTTCAAAGTAGGAGATTACGTCCTATGA